In Kutzneria kofuensis, the DNA window AGCACCTCGTGGTGCCGCCAGACGAGAACGTGTTCGCCGGCGGGCAGCCAGGACAGGTCGAGCAGGCAGTCGCGCAGCGCGTCCAGGTTGCGGCCGAAGTAGTCGGGGAACGACAGCGCCGCCGCGATGCCGTCCAGTGCGGAACCCCGGTCGTGCAGACCGGTGCCGTCCAGTACGTGCCGCATGCCGCTCATCGTGTCGG includes these proteins:
- a CDS encoding barstar family protein, producing MRHVLDGTGLHDRGSALDGIAAALSFPDYFGRNLDALRDCLLDLSWLPAGEHVLVWRHHEVLRGDDPTAYERIVAVLDQAVEENPEFRYQLS